In Nonomuraea sp. NBC_00507, the following are encoded in one genomic region:
- the nuoI gene encoding NADH-quinone oxidoreductase subunit NuoI — translation MGLTDWLNPVKGFGVTFHTMFKKPVTTNYPEEKRPTAPRFHGRHQLNRWPDGLEKCVGCELCAWACPADAIYVEGADNTDEERFSPGERYGRTYQINYLRCILCGLCIEACPTRALTMTNEYELADSTREGLIFTKEMLLAPLTQGMEQPPHPMRLGETEEDYYRLGRTNG, via the coding sequence GTGGGACTAACTGATTGGCTGAACCCCGTCAAAGGCTTCGGGGTCACCTTCCATACGATGTTCAAGAAGCCCGTCACGACGAACTACCCGGAGGAGAAGAGGCCGACGGCTCCTCGCTTCCACGGGCGTCACCAGCTCAACCGCTGGCCCGACGGGCTGGAGAAGTGCGTGGGGTGCGAGCTGTGCGCCTGGGCGTGTCCGGCCGACGCGATCTACGTCGAAGGCGCGGACAACACCGATGAGGAGCGCTTCTCGCCGGGCGAGCGTTACGGCCGCACCTACCAGATCAACTATCTGCGGTGCATCCTCTGCGGCCTCTGCATCGAGGCCTGCCCGACCCGCGCGCTCACCATGACCAACGAGTACGAGCTCGCCGACAGCACCCGCGAGGGCCTCATCTTCACCAAGGAGATGTTGCTCGCGCCGCTGACCCAGGGCATGGAGCAGCCGCCGCACCCCATGCGGCTCGGTGAGACCGAAGAGGACTACTACCGGCTGGGGCGGACCAATGGGTGA
- the nuoH gene encoding NADH-quinone oxidoreductase subunit NuoH, which produces MIHVLAADPTLANFGQDPVWITIIKAVMLFVFLMLGVLFGVWFERKLISRMQNRYGPNRAGKFGLLQSVADGLKMGLKEDLFPNTVDKVLYLLAPIIMVVPAFLAFSIVPFGPMVNLFGVQTPLQLVDLPVAVLFMLAMGAVSVYGVVLAGWSSRSPYALLGGLRSAAQVVSYEIAMGLSFVAVFLFAGTLSTSEIVAAQEQTWYVFLLLPSFLIYVVCMFGEAARIPFDLPEGEGELVGGFQTEYSSSLKFALIMMGEYLHTFTASGIAVTLFLGGWRAPFPISLWEGANTGWWPVLWFFIKFVLTFSFIVWVRASLPRVRYDQLMSLGWKVLIPVNLAWILLVAGVRSVVINVDSRMISLAVTGIIVVGALAIWMRFDTVNQRRKEARKAQVEAEFEELSNEPTKGGFPVPPLDLPHYHGVQHKEIPSGTN; this is translated from the coding sequence ATGATCCACGTTCTCGCGGCCGATCCCACCCTGGCCAACTTCGGCCAGGACCCCGTGTGGATCACCATCATCAAGGCCGTGATGCTGTTCGTCTTCCTGATGCTGGGCGTGCTGTTCGGCGTCTGGTTCGAGCGGAAGCTGATCTCGCGGATGCAGAACCGCTACGGCCCCAACCGGGCCGGTAAGTTCGGTCTGCTGCAGTCCGTGGCCGACGGCCTGAAGATGGGCCTGAAGGAGGACCTCTTCCCCAACACGGTGGACAAGGTGCTCTACCTGCTGGCGCCGATCATCATGGTGGTGCCGGCGTTCCTGGCCTTCTCGATCGTGCCGTTCGGGCCGATGGTCAACCTGTTCGGCGTGCAGACGCCGCTGCAGCTGGTGGACCTGCCGGTGGCGGTGCTGTTCATGCTGGCCATGGGCGCGGTGTCGGTCTACGGGGTGGTGCTGGCCGGGTGGTCGTCGCGCTCGCCGTACGCGCTGCTGGGCGGGTTGCGGTCGGCGGCGCAGGTGGTGTCGTACGAGATCGCGATGGGCCTGTCGTTCGTGGCGGTGTTCCTGTTCGCCGGGACGCTGTCCACCTCGGAGATCGTCGCGGCGCAGGAGCAGACCTGGTATGTGTTCCTGCTGCTCCCGTCGTTCCTGATCTACGTGGTCTGCATGTTCGGTGAGGCCGCCCGCATTCCGTTCGACCTGCCCGAGGGTGAGGGTGAGCTGGTCGGCGGGTTCCAGACCGAATACTCCTCGTCGCTGAAGTTCGCCCTGATCATGATGGGTGAATACCTGCACACGTTCACCGCCTCCGGCATCGCGGTGACGCTGTTCCTCGGCGGGTGGCGGGCGCCGTTCCCGATCTCGCTGTGGGAGGGCGCCAACACGGGCTGGTGGCCGGTGTTGTGGTTCTTCATCAAGTTCGTGCTGACCTTCAGCTTCATCGTGTGGGTGCGGGCGTCGCTGCCGCGGGTGCGGTACGACCAGCTCATGTCGCTGGGCTGGAAGGTGCTGATCCCGGTCAACCTGGCGTGGATCCTGCTGGTCGCCGGCGTGCGCAGCGTGGTGATCAACGTGGACTCCCGGATGATCAGTCTCGCGGTCACCGGGATCATCGTGGTCGGGGCGCTGGCCATCTGGATGCGGTTCGACACCGTCAACCAGCGGCGCAAGGAAGCCAGGAAGGCCCAGGTCGAAGCCGAGTTCGAGGAACTGTCCAACGAGCCGACGAAGGGTGGCTTCCCGGTGCCGCCGCTCGATCTGCCGCACTACCACGGGGTGCAGCACAAGGAGATTCCCAGTGGGACTAACTGA
- the nuoN gene encoding NADH-quinone oxidoreductase subunit NuoN: MNSIPAPTIEYGTLAPLLVVFGAAVIGVLVEAFAPRYLRKAIHVPLTLLSLLGAFALVLVQVLRGQVSTTAAAMGAIAVDGPSLFIWGVILVLSFVCVLLINDEGHFVASAAAVPGSADEEEAETVTGGAGHTEVYPLVLFAVGGMLLFPASHDLLMMFVALEVMSLPLYLLCGLARRRRLLSQEASMKYFLLGAFSSAFFLYGTAMVYGYAGTVSLPGINQALAEGAALDPLLMIGLALLGVGLLFKIGAAPFQAWKPDVYQGAPTPITALMASGTLVAAVGAVLRVFWVGLGNLDWNWRPVIWVIAALTMVVGSVLAITQTEIKRMLAYSSIAHAGFLLVGVMATFGSAQQNAVSLKAILFYLAVYGITTVGAFAIVTLVRDPGGEAGHLSRWAGLGKRAPILAGVFAFFLLAFAGIPLTSGFFGKYAVFAAALNSGTQPGDSMGGWMAGLVVVGVVASAVAAFFYVRVIVLMFFSEPAADGPAIVVPSAGTVAVIAVALLVTVGVGLYPESMLSVANEAASSLFIR, from the coding sequence GTGAACTCCATTCCAGCGCCGACGATCGAGTACGGCACGCTGGCGCCGCTGCTGGTGGTGTTCGGCGCGGCCGTCATCGGCGTGCTCGTCGAGGCGTTCGCGCCGCGTTACCTGCGTAAGGCGATCCACGTACCGCTCACTCTGCTGAGCCTGCTCGGCGCGTTCGCACTGGTGCTCGTGCAGGTGCTGCGCGGCCAGGTGTCCACGACGGCCGCCGCCATGGGCGCGATCGCGGTGGACGGGCCGTCACTGTTCATCTGGGGCGTCATCCTCGTCCTGTCGTTCGTGTGCGTGCTGCTGATCAACGACGAGGGCCACTTCGTCGCCTCGGCCGCGGCCGTGCCGGGCAGCGCCGACGAGGAAGAGGCCGAGACCGTGACCGGCGGCGCCGGCCACACCGAGGTCTACCCGCTGGTGTTGTTCGCGGTCGGCGGCATGCTGCTCTTCCCGGCCTCGCACGACCTGCTCATGATGTTCGTGGCCCTCGAGGTCATGTCGCTGCCGCTCTACCTGCTGTGCGGCCTGGCACGCCGGCGTCGCCTGCTGTCGCAGGAGGCGTCCATGAAGTACTTCCTGCTGGGCGCGTTCTCCTCGGCCTTCTTCCTGTACGGCACCGCGATGGTCTACGGGTACGCGGGCACCGTCTCGCTCCCCGGCATCAACCAGGCCCTGGCCGAGGGCGCGGCGCTCGACCCGCTGCTGATGATCGGGCTCGCGCTGCTCGGCGTGGGCCTGCTGTTCAAGATCGGCGCGGCGCCGTTCCAGGCGTGGAAGCCGGACGTCTACCAGGGCGCCCCGACCCCGATCACCGCTCTGATGGCCTCGGGCACGCTGGTCGCGGCCGTGGGCGCCGTGCTGCGGGTGTTCTGGGTGGGTCTGGGCAACCTCGACTGGAACTGGCGGCCTGTCATCTGGGTCATCGCGGCGCTGACCATGGTCGTCGGCTCGGTGCTGGCGATCACGCAGACCGAGATCAAGCGCATGCTGGCCTACTCATCCATCGCGCACGCGGGCTTCCTGCTCGTCGGCGTGATGGCCACGTTCGGCTCCGCGCAGCAGAACGCGGTCTCGCTGAAGGCGATCCTGTTCTACCTGGCGGTCTACGGCATCACGACGGTCGGCGCGTTCGCGATCGTCACGCTGGTGCGCGACCCCGGCGGCGAGGCCGGGCACCTGTCGCGCTGGGCCGGGCTCGGCAAGCGGGCCCCGATTCTGGCCGGGGTGTTCGCCTTCTTCCTGCTGGCCTTCGCCGGCATCCCGCTGACCAGCGGCTTCTTCGGCAAGTACGCCGTCTTCGCCGCCGCGCTCAACAGCGGGACGCAGCCTGGCGACTCGATGGGCGGCTGGATGGCCGGACTGGTCGTCGTGGGTGTGGTGGCCTCGGCCGTCGCGGCGTTCTTCTACGTGCGCGTGATCGTGCTGATGTTCTTCAGCGAGCCGGCCGCCGACGGCCCGGCGATCGTGGTGCCCAGTGCGGGGACCGTGGCTGTCATCGCCGTCGCGCTGCTGGTTACCGTAGGGGTGGGGCTCTACCCGGAGTCCATGCTCAGCGTTGCCAACGAAGCTGCTAGCAGCTTGTTCATCAGATAA
- a CDS encoding NADH-quinone oxidoreductase subunit J produces the protein MGETITFWVLAVVSVGAALGMVFNRKAVYSALMLGTVMLCLAVLYAVQDAPFLAAVQIIVYTGAVMMLFLFVLMLVGVDSSDSFVETIRGQRFWAVLAGIGFATLIILAVGNAIFAPEVGLTQATAQGGYIRSIALLIFTKYVFAFEITSALLITAALGAMVLAHRERLTDKPTQKDLARARFAGDRPSALPGPGTYATGNAIDMPALLPDGTVAESSVNRYIARYDVEHDHLPADPRFAAAIKHTVEEDAEERDIHARDEAEEQDAEQTTNEVNK, from the coding sequence ATGGGTGAGACCATCACGTTCTGGGTGCTCGCCGTCGTGTCCGTCGGCGCCGCGCTCGGCATGGTCTTCAACCGGAAGGCCGTGTACTCGGCGCTGATGCTCGGCACGGTGATGCTCTGCCTCGCGGTCCTGTACGCGGTGCAGGACGCGCCTTTCCTGGCCGCGGTGCAGATCATCGTCTACACCGGCGCCGTCATGATGCTGTTCCTGTTCGTGCTCATGCTGGTGGGCGTGGACTCGTCCGACTCCTTCGTCGAGACGATCAGGGGCCAGCGCTTCTGGGCGGTGCTCGCCGGCATCGGCTTCGCCACGCTGATCATCCTGGCCGTGGGCAACGCGATCTTCGCTCCCGAGGTCGGGCTGACGCAGGCCACGGCGCAGGGCGGCTACATCCGCTCGATCGCGCTGCTGATATTTACCAAGTACGTCTTCGCGTTCGAGATCACCTCGGCGCTGCTGATCACCGCAGCGCTGGGCGCCATGGTGCTGGCGCACCGCGAGCGGCTCACTGACAAGCCCACGCAGAAGGACCTGGCACGGGCCAGGTTCGCCGGCGACCGGCCGTCGGCGCTGCCGGGGCCCGGCACGTACGCCACCGGCAACGCCATCGACATGCCGGCGCTGCTGCCCGACGGGACGGTCGCGGAGTCCTCGGTCAACCGCTACATCGCGCGCTACGACGTCGAGCACGACCACCTGCCCGCTGACCCCAGGTTCGCCGCGGCCATCAAGCACACGGTCGAGGAAGACGCCGAGGAGCGCGACATCCACGCGCGCGACGAGGCCGAGGAGCAGGACGCCGAGCAGACCACCAACGAGGTGAACAAATGA
- the nuoL gene encoding NADH-quinone oxidoreductase subunit L, giving the protein MIAFPLLGAFILLAFNRLTDRWGHLLGVAMSLASFVVAVLAFVELIGFGENERRRAVHLWEFIPNLDINIGLLIDPLSISFALLITGVGSLIHIYSIGYMSHDEHRRRFFAYLNLFVAAMLLLVLADNYVGLFIGWEGVGLASYLLIGFWQFKPSAAVAAKKAFVVNRVGDFGLLVGMFVIFTTYQTLSFAELKPIQAENGTTLAIGLLLLLGACGKSAQLPLQSWLLDAMEGPTPVSALIHAATMVTAGVYLVVRSGVYFFPEGSGAALAVAIVGAATLLAGAIIGCAKDDIKKGLAGSTMSQIGYMMLGAGLGPAGYAFAIGHLITHGFFKADLFLGAGSVMHGMNDEVDMRKYGGLRKFMPLTFVTFFIGYLAIIGFPLLSGYFTKDGIIETAVHHQPILGWLAVLGAGITGFYMSRMVFMTFFGQKRWAEGAHPHESPAVMTWPLIILSIGAIGLGGYLVLSNRLLLFLAPAVGRPAELPEFHFTSTPGLATLALVAVGAAFAWMRYGRVEVPAVQPRGSFLTTFARRDLYGDALNESLFMRPGQWLTRLAVFFDNRGVDGLVNGLAAGIGGSSGRLRRIQTGFARTYALSIFIGAALLTGALLLVGTI; this is encoded by the coding sequence ATGATCGCTTTCCCGTTGCTGGGAGCGTTCATCCTGCTGGCGTTCAACCGGCTCACCGACCGCTGGGGCCATCTGCTGGGCGTGGCCATGTCCCTCGCCTCGTTCGTCGTGGCGGTGCTGGCGTTCGTCGAGCTCATCGGCTTTGGGGAGAACGAGCGCCGCCGGGCGGTGCACCTGTGGGAGTTCATCCCCAACCTCGACATCAACATCGGGCTGCTGATCGACCCGCTGTCGATCAGCTTCGCGCTGCTGATCACCGGTGTGGGTTCGCTGATCCACATCTACTCGATCGGCTACATGTCGCACGACGAGCACCGGCGCAGGTTCTTCGCCTATCTCAACCTGTTCGTGGCGGCGATGCTGCTGCTGGTGCTGGCCGACAACTACGTGGGCCTGTTCATCGGCTGGGAGGGCGTCGGTCTGGCGTCGTACCTGCTGATCGGGTTCTGGCAGTTCAAGCCGTCGGCGGCGGTCGCGGCCAAGAAGGCGTTCGTGGTCAACCGCGTCGGTGACTTCGGCCTGCTGGTCGGCATGTTCGTGATCTTCACGACGTACCAGACGCTGTCCTTCGCGGAGCTCAAGCCGATTCAGGCCGAGAACGGCACCACGCTCGCCATCGGGCTGCTGCTGCTCCTCGGCGCCTGCGGCAAGTCGGCGCAGCTGCCGCTGCAGTCCTGGCTCCTGGACGCCATGGAGGGCCCGACTCCGGTGTCGGCCCTGATCCACGCCGCGACCATGGTCACCGCCGGCGTCTACTTGGTGGTCCGGTCCGGGGTGTACTTCTTCCCCGAGGGCTCCGGCGCCGCGCTGGCCGTGGCCATCGTGGGTGCGGCCACGCTGCTCGCCGGTGCCATCATCGGTTGTGCGAAGGACGACATCAAGAAGGGCCTGGCCGGTTCGACGATGTCGCAGATCGGCTACATGATGCTGGGCGCGGGCCTCGGCCCGGCCGGCTACGCCTTCGCGATTGGCCACCTGATCACGCACGGCTTCTTCAAGGCCGATCTGTTCCTCGGGGCCGGGTCCGTCATGCACGGCATGAACGACGAAGTCGACATGCGGAAGTACGGCGGGCTGCGCAAGTTCATGCCGCTGACCTTCGTCACGTTCTTCATCGGCTACCTGGCGATCATCGGGTTCCCGCTGCTGTCCGGTTACTTCACCAAGGACGGCATCATCGAGACCGCGGTGCACCACCAGCCCATCCTGGGTTGGCTGGCCGTGCTCGGCGCCGGGATCACCGGCTTCTACATGTCGCGGATGGTCTTCATGACCTTCTTCGGCCAGAAGCGCTGGGCCGAGGGCGCACACCCGCACGAGTCGCCGGCGGTCATGACCTGGCCGTTGATCATCCTGTCGATCGGCGCCATCGGCCTGGGCGGCTACCTCGTCCTGAGCAACCGGCTCCTGCTGTTCCTGGCGCCGGCGGTCGGACGGCCGGCGGAGCTGCCGGAGTTCCACTTCACCAGCACGCCGGGTCTCGCCACGCTGGCGCTGGTCGCCGTGGGTGCGGCCTTCGCCTGGATGCGGTACGGCCGGGTGGAGGTGCCCGCCGTGCAGCCGCGCGGTTCGTTCCTCACCACGTTCGCCCGCCGCGACCTGTACGGTGACGCGCTCAACGAGTCGCTGTTCATGCGCCCCGGCCAGTGGCTGACCCGCCTCGCCGTGTTCTTCGACAACCGCGGCGTCGACGGGCTGGTCAACGGCCTGGCCGCGGGCATCGGCGGCAGCTCCGGGCGCCTCAGGCGGATCCAGACGGGCTTCGCCAGAACGTACGCGTTGTCCATCTTCATCGGTGCCGCCCTGCTGACCGGCGCCCTGCTCCTCGTTGGGACCATCTGA
- the msrA gene encoding peptide-methionine (S)-S-oxide reductase MsrA — translation MGWLFGGNKTSMVRPEDALPGRAETMPVPARHAVLDAPLAPPYPSGTEIADFGLGCFWGAERKFWQTQGVVTTAVGYQGGYTENPTYEEVCSGRTGHTEAVRVVFDPAKVSYEELLKVFWEAHDPTQGMRQGNDVGTQYRSAIYYHSPEQQKAAETSRDAYQKVLKAAGYGEITTEIAEAGPFYFAEDYHQQYLFKVPNGYCGIGGTGVACPVGLTSGEA, via the coding sequence ATGGGCTGGCTGTTCGGCGGCAACAAGACATCGATGGTCCGACCCGAGGACGCCCTCCCGGGCCGCGCGGAGACCATGCCCGTCCCGGCCCGCCACGCGGTCCTGGACGCCCCGCTGGCCCCGCCGTACCCGTCCGGCACGGAGATCGCCGACTTCGGCCTCGGGTGCTTCTGGGGCGCCGAGCGCAAGTTCTGGCAGACCCAGGGAGTCGTCACGACGGCGGTCGGCTACCAGGGCGGCTACACGGAGAACCCGACGTACGAGGAGGTCTGCAGCGGTCGCACGGGTCACACCGAGGCCGTGCGGGTCGTCTTCGACCCCGCCAAGGTCTCCTACGAGGAGCTCCTGAAGGTCTTCTGGGAGGCCCACGACCCGACGCAGGGCATGCGCCAGGGCAACGACGTCGGCACCCAATACCGCTCGGCGATTTACTACCACTCGCCGGAGCAGCAGAAGGCGGCGGAGACGTCCCGGGACGCGTACCAGAAGGTCCTGAAGGCGGCGGGCTACGGCGAGATCACCACAGAGATCGCCGAGGCGGGGCCGTTCTACTTTGCCGAGGATTATCACCAGCAGTACCTATTTAAAGTGCCGAACGGTTACTGCGGCATCGGTGGCACGGGCGTGGCCTGCCCGGTCGGGCTGACGTCTGGTGAGGCGTGA
- a CDS encoding NADH-quinone oxidoreductase subunit M produces MSPWLPILMAVPVVGAIVVALLPKGSDKLAKQVTLLVSLLVLVLTGVMAAGFKPNGDRFQFVAEYNWIPSFGVKFGVGVDGVALVLIALSAVLVPIVVLASWHDADGVKSADGTVIAPKRSVKTYFSLLLVLETMMIGVFAATDIFLFYVFFEAMLIPMYFMIGSYGGAQRSYAAVKFLLYSLFGGLLMLVAVIGLYFVAGKNTFMFPELIGAIQDPAMQKWLFAGFFIAFAIKAPLWPVHTWLPDAAAQAPAGAAVLLVGVLDKVGTFGMLRFCLELFPEAAKAFTMPIVVLAVISIIYGAIVAIGQNDMKRLIAYTSISHFGFIVLGVFAMSDVAQSGAALYMVNHGFATGALFLAAGFLIARRGSPYIEDYGGVQKVAPVLAGFFLVAGLAGLSLPGLSSFVSEFMVMIGTYSSAAHGSGALTAAAVISAVAVVLAAVYILWMVQRVMNGPTAEPVKAFKDLNAREIWVLAPLVALIIGFGFFPKPLLDVINPSVQETLTNVKVPVSTIAEKGTGQ; encoded by the coding sequence ATGTCACCCTGGCTTCCGATACTCATGGCGGTGCCCGTGGTGGGCGCCATCGTGGTGGCCCTGCTCCCCAAGGGCAGTGACAAGCTGGCCAAGCAGGTCACGCTGCTGGTCTCGCTGCTGGTGCTGGTGCTCACGGGCGTCATGGCCGCCGGGTTCAAGCCCAACGGCGACCGGTTCCAGTTCGTGGCCGAGTACAACTGGATCCCCAGCTTCGGCGTGAAGTTCGGGGTCGGCGTCGACGGCGTGGCCCTCGTGCTCATCGCGCTGTCGGCGGTGCTGGTGCCGATCGTGGTGCTGGCCTCCTGGCACGACGCCGACGGGGTCAAGAGCGCCGACGGCACCGTGATCGCGCCCAAGCGGTCGGTGAAGACGTACTTCTCGCTGCTGCTGGTGCTGGAGACGATGATGATCGGCGTCTTCGCGGCGACCGACATCTTCCTCTTCTACGTCTTCTTCGAAGCGATGCTGATCCCGATGTACTTCATGATCGGCTCGTACGGCGGCGCCCAGCGGTCCTACGCGGCCGTGAAGTTCCTGCTGTACTCGCTGTTCGGCGGCCTGCTCATGCTGGTCGCGGTCATCGGGCTCTACTTCGTGGCCGGCAAGAACACGTTCATGTTCCCCGAGCTGATCGGGGCCATCCAGGACCCTGCCATGCAGAAGTGGCTGTTCGCCGGGTTCTTCATCGCCTTCGCGATCAAGGCGCCGCTGTGGCCGGTGCACACGTGGCTGCCCGACGCGGCCGCGCAGGCGCCGGCCGGGGCCGCCGTGCTGCTGGTGGGCGTGCTGGACAAGGTCGGCACGTTCGGCATGCTGCGCTTCTGCCTGGAGCTGTTCCCGGAGGCGGCCAAGGCGTTCACGATGCCGATCGTCGTGCTCGCGGTCATCAGCATCATCTACGGCGCCATCGTGGCCATCGGGCAGAACGACATGAAGCGGCTCATCGCCTACACGTCGATCTCGCACTTCGGCTTCATCGTGCTCGGCGTGTTCGCCATGTCGGACGTCGCCCAGTCCGGCGCCGCCCTCTACATGGTCAACCACGGCTTCGCCACCGGCGCGCTGTTCCTGGCCGCCGGCTTCCTCATCGCCCGGCGTGGCTCGCCGTACATCGAGGACTACGGAGGCGTGCAGAAGGTCGCGCCGGTGCTGGCGGGCTTCTTCCTGGTCGCCGGTCTGGCGGGGCTGTCGCTGCCCGGTCTGTCGTCGTTCGTCAGCGAGTTCATGGTCATGATCGGGACCTACTCGAGCGCGGCCCATGGCTCCGGGGCGCTGACGGCGGCCGCCGTCATCTCCGCGGTGGCCGTGGTCCTCGCGGCCGTCTACATCCTGTGGATGGTGCAGCGGGTCATGAACGGGCCGACCGCCGAGCCGGTCAAGGCGTTCAAGGACCTGAACGCCCGCGAGATCTGGGTGCTGGCCCCGCTGGTCGCCCTGATCATCGGGTTCGGCTTCTTCCCCAAGCCGCTGCTCGACGTGATCAACCCGTCCGTGCAAGAGACCCTGACCAACGTGAAGGTGCCGGTCTCCACCATCGCTGAGAAGGGGACAGGTCAGTGA
- a CDS encoding polyprenyl synthetase family protein: MSAPPVVDLPIEDERLAQDVATGLAAVEKLLRSSVESEDAFVTEASKHLIEAGGKRFRTLMVLLAAQFGDPSAPGVVPGAVVIELTHLGSLYHDDVMDEAPVRRGSPSANARWDNTVAILTGDYLFAQASDILADLGPELIRIQAQTFSRLVQGQIRETVGPRADEDPIAHYVNVLADKTGSLIAASGRFGALLSGAPADVEERLSRACEAIGVAWQLGDDLLDVASTGAQSGKTPGTDLREGIKTLPVLYALAADDSPRLSELLSGPVAESDVDEALTLLRAHPAMARARAQLEAWVDRARDDISGLPDIPARDAFLALCDYVVQRSG, from the coding sequence ATGTCTGCGCCACCCGTGGTTGACCTTCCCATTGAGGACGAACGGTTGGCGCAGGACGTGGCCACCGGACTGGCCGCGGTGGAGAAGCTCCTGCGTTCGTCGGTGGAGAGCGAGGACGCCTTCGTCACGGAGGCGTCCAAGCACCTCATCGAGGCCGGCGGCAAGCGGTTCCGCACGCTGATGGTGTTGCTCGCCGCCCAGTTCGGCGATCCGTCGGCGCCGGGCGTCGTGCCCGGCGCGGTGGTCATCGAGCTGACCCACCTGGGCTCGCTCTACCACGACGACGTCATGGACGAGGCCCCGGTACGCCGGGGCTCCCCGTCCGCGAACGCCCGGTGGGACAACACTGTCGCGATTCTCACCGGCGACTACCTGTTCGCCCAGGCGTCCGACATCCTGGCCGACCTTGGCCCCGAGTTGATCCGTATCCAGGCGCAGACGTTCTCCCGCCTGGTCCAGGGCCAGATCCGTGAGACCGTCGGCCCGCGCGCCGACGAGGACCCGATCGCGCACTACGTCAACGTCCTGGCCGACAAGACGGGCTCGCTGATCGCCGCCTCCGGCCGCTTCGGAGCCCTGCTCTCCGGGGCTCCCGCGGACGTCGAGGAGCGGCTGAGCCGCGCCTGCGAGGCCATCGGCGTGGCCTGGCAGCTGGGGGACGACCTGCTGGACGTGGCCTCCACGGGGGCGCAGTCGGGCAAGACGCCGGGCACTGACCTCCGTGAGGGCATCAAGACCCTCCCGGTCCTGTACGCCCTGGCCGCCGACGACTCCCCGCGCCTTTCCGAGCTGCTGTCGGGCCCGGTGGCCGAGTCCGACGTGGACGAGGCGTTGACCCTGCTCCGTGCGCACCCGGCGATGGCGCGGGCGCGGGCGCAGCTGGAGGCGTGGGTGGACCGAGCGCGGGACGACATTTCCGGTTTGCCTGACATCCCGGCGCGAGACGCCTTTTTGGCGCTATGTGACTACGTGGTCCAGCGTTCTGGCTGA
- the rarD gene encoding EamA family transporter RarD has product MPDLRRGVLYGVAAYTMWGLFPLYWPLLKPSGAVEILAHRMVWSLVAVAAALAVRRHWSWIRELARQPGKLALLTVAAIVVTLNWGTYIYAVNSGHVVESALGYFINPLVNVVFGVVLLRERLRPLQWAAVGFGAVAVLVLAFDYGRLPWIALTLAVSFGVYGLVKKKANVAATEGLAVETLVLLLPALGYLITLQVSGEATFPNQGAWHALLLIGAGIVTAVPLICFGAAAIRVPLSTMGLLQYIAPILQFACGVLIAKETMPPSRWIGFSIVWLALAIFTYDSIRTARAAARVRRSARTLDHVVT; this is encoded by the coding sequence ATGCCTGACCTTCGGCGCGGCGTCTTGTACGGGGTCGCCGCCTACACCATGTGGGGGCTCTTCCCCCTCTACTGGCCTCTGCTCAAGCCGTCAGGTGCCGTCGAGATCCTGGCGCACCGGATGGTGTGGTCCCTGGTCGCGGTCGCCGCCGCGCTTGCCGTCCGCAGGCACTGGTCCTGGATTCGGGAGCTGGCCAGGCAACCCGGGAAGCTCGCCCTCCTCACCGTCGCGGCCATTGTCGTCACCCTCAACTGGGGCACCTACATCTACGCGGTCAACTCCGGGCACGTGGTGGAGAGCGCCCTGGGGTACTTCATCAACCCGCTGGTCAACGTGGTGTTCGGCGTGGTGCTGCTGCGCGAGCGGCTGCGGCCGCTGCAGTGGGCGGCCGTCGGGTTCGGAGCGGTCGCGGTGCTCGTGCTGGCCTTCGACTACGGGCGGCTGCCGTGGATCGCGCTCACGCTGGCGGTGAGCTTCGGGGTGTACGGGCTGGTCAAGAAGAAGGCCAATGTGGCGGCGACCGAGGGCCTGGCGGTCGAGACGCTGGTTCTGCTGCTGCCGGCCCTCGGGTATCTGATCACGCTGCAGGTGAGCGGGGAGGCGACCTTCCCGAATCAGGGGGCCTGGCATGCGTTGTTGCTGATCGGCGCGGGGATCGTCACGGCGGTGCCGCTGATCTGCTTTGGGGCGGCCGCCATCCGGGTGCCGCTCAGCACGATGGGGCTGCTGCAGTACATCGCACCGATCCTGCAGTTCGCGTGCGGTGTGCTGATCGCCAAGGAGACAATGCCGCCCAGCCGGTGGATCGGGTTCTCGATCGTCTGGCTGGCCTTGGCGATCTTCACGTACGACAGCATCAGGACGGCCCGGGCGGCCGCGCGTGTCAGGAGATCAGCCAGAACGCTGGACCACGTAGTCACATAG
- the nuoK gene encoding NADH-quinone oxidoreductase subunit NuoK, with protein sequence MTTQYLVLSGLLFAIGAIGVLIRRNAIVVFMCVELMLNACNLAFVAFSRQVGNLEGQIIAFFVMVVAAAEVVVGLAIIVTIFRTRRSASVDDANLLKY encoded by the coding sequence ATGACGACGCAATACCTCGTCCTGTCCGGCCTGTTGTTCGCCATCGGCGCCATCGGCGTGCTGATCAGGCGTAACGCGATCGTGGTGTTCATGTGCGTGGAGCTCATGCTCAACGCCTGCAACCTCGCGTTCGTCGCCTTCTCCAGGCAGGTCGGCAACTTGGAAGGCCAGATCATCGCGTTCTTCGTGATGGTGGTGGCCGCGGCCGAGGTCGTGGTAGGCCTCGCCATCATCGTGACGATCTTCCGAACCCGCAGGTCCGCGTCGGTCGACGACGCCAACCTGCTGAAGTACTAA